A portion of the Stigmatella aurantiaca DW4/3-1 genome contains these proteins:
- a CDS encoding TenA family transcriptional regulator produces MRNNLTELVQAEISPEEFVNRLQALAVDSAAVKHPLLLAIGRGDFVDMRAALKDLLSQYYFYSYRFTQYLSAVTSRLESPQHRASLMGNMAEEAGKLDPDHEEELRQAGIDPEDARYPHPVLFRRFLSAVGMDARQLLEETPDVATVAWIETFHNVCSTGSQEQVAGALGVATEGIVRYMYGYLLKGIQKAWPELSRRDRVFFDLHAMVDDDHAEVLRKIAVDLAKTPRGRLDLAVGTLKALDARRNFFDHMYLRLQRQVGQASSQAA; encoded by the coding sequence ATGAGAAACAACCTGACCGAGCTGGTCCAAGCCGAGATTTCCCCCGAGGAGTTTGTCAACCGGCTGCAAGCGCTTGCAGTCGACTCCGCCGCTGTCAAGCACCCCCTGCTGCTGGCCATCGGGCGGGGCGACTTCGTGGACATGCGCGCGGCGCTCAAGGATCTGCTCAGCCAGTACTACTTCTACAGCTACCGGTTCACCCAGTACCTGAGCGCGGTCACCTCCCGGCTCGAGTCGCCGCAACACCGCGCCTCGCTGATGGGCAACATGGCCGAGGAGGCCGGGAAGCTGGACCCTGACCACGAGGAGGAACTGCGCCAGGCGGGGATTGACCCGGAGGACGCGCGCTACCCTCACCCGGTCCTGTTCCGCCGCTTCCTGTCGGCCGTGGGGATGGACGCGCGGCAACTGCTCGAGGAGACGCCCGACGTGGCCACGGTGGCGTGGATCGAGACGTTCCACAACGTCTGCAGCACCGGCTCGCAGGAGCAGGTCGCCGGGGCGCTGGGCGTGGCCACCGAGGGCATCGTCCGGTACATGTACGGCTACCTGCTCAAGGGCATCCAGAAGGCGTGGCCGGAGCTGAGCCGCCGCGATCGCGTCTTCTTCGATCTGCACGCCATGGTGGATGACGACCACGCCGAGGTGCTGCGGAAGATCGCCGTGGACCTGGCGAAGACCCCCCGGGGGCGCCTGGACCTGGCGGTCGGGACGCTGAAGGCCCTGGATGCGCGCAGGAACTTCTTCGATCACATGTACCTGCGGCTCCAGCGGCAGGTCGGGCAAGCCTCCTCCCAAGCAGCGTGA
- a CDS encoding alpha/beta fold hydrolase, giving the protein MTGLLIFVGTLLLLVGSYYLFPLPWASLLVFLERTRSGLKEKRLTVDGRTFSYLEGGQGVPMVMVHGFGANADHWVRMAGSLVKHFRVLAPNVPGFGGTSASISERFLIPLQAERLHAFLQALGIQRYHLVGNSMGGNIAGMLAHNYPDEVESLTLLEPQGIESRLPTALDLQIRQGLAPLVPGNTKEFDHVAELLFVKRPFIPRAVYLHLRQQALASEALHRVIWKDLWNNEQPYLLEKNLPGIRAPTLVIWGDANRFLHETAIEKLEQGLRDVRVVRMKACGHAPMLERPAEVLKHFEEFIAHVEPRVPGPTVSAPSVT; this is encoded by the coding sequence GTGACTGGACTGCTCATATTCGTGGGAACACTGCTGCTGCTGGTGGGCTCCTACTACCTCTTCCCCCTCCCATGGGCGTCGCTGTTGGTGTTCCTGGAGAGGACGCGTTCGGGGTTGAAGGAGAAGCGCCTCACCGTCGATGGCCGTACCTTCAGCTATCTGGAGGGCGGCCAGGGCGTTCCCATGGTCATGGTGCATGGCTTCGGGGCGAATGCGGACCACTGGGTCCGGATGGCCGGCTCCCTGGTGAAGCATTTCCGGGTGTTGGCGCCCAATGTGCCGGGCTTTGGTGGAACGAGCGCCTCCATCTCCGAGCGGTTCCTCATTCCTCTGCAGGCCGAGCGGCTCCACGCGTTCCTTCAGGCGCTGGGGATCCAGCGCTACCACCTGGTCGGCAACTCCATGGGCGGCAACATCGCCGGCATGCTCGCCCACAACTACCCGGACGAGGTGGAGAGCCTCACCCTCCTGGAGCCGCAGGGCATCGAGTCCCGTCTTCCGACCGCGCTTGACTTGCAGATCCGTCAGGGCCTGGCACCGTTGGTCCCGGGGAACACGAAGGAGTTCGACCATGTGGCCGAGCTGCTCTTCGTGAAGCGGCCCTTCATCCCTCGCGCGGTGTACCTGCACCTGAGGCAGCAAGCCCTGGCCTCCGAGGCCCTGCACCGCGTCATCTGGAAAGATCTCTGGAACAACGAGCAGCCGTACCTCCTGGAGAAGAACCTCCCTGGCATCCGCGCTCCAACGCTCGTCATCTGGGGAGACGCCAACCGGTTTCTTCATGAAACCGCCATCGAGAAGCTGGAACAAGGTCTGCGGGATGTGAGGGTGGTGCGAATGAAGGCGTGTGGACACGCGCCGATGCTCGAGCGCCCCGCGGAGGTCCTGAAGCACTTCGAGGAGTTCATCGCGCATGTGGAGCCCCGGGTACCGGGCCCCACCGTGTCCGCGCCATCCGTTACCTGA
- a CDS encoding aspartate kinase, whose protein sequence is MKFGGTSVANVERISDVARMALESQQAGNDVVLVVSAMSGETNRLLKLAHEVVSVPDTRELDAIAATGEQVSAALTALAISRHGGKGRSFLGHQVRIVTDDAFTKARIHNIEHEVLHEALAARIIPVVAGFQGVDSQNHITTLGRGGSDTTAVALAAALGADECEIYTDVDGVYTADPNICPSARQIPSLGFEEMLELAALGAKVLQSRSVEIAMKYKVPVHVRSTFSGKPGTWVIDKSRGLESQRVTGLAVDRRQTRVQLVAAENRSGLLGEVLGLLAELNMSVDMVTHSVLPHEPSRASVAFSMPTSEVHRAQARLEQLGAEVKAQQVVLENNLAKVSLVGLGIRSDPQVSATACRVLNQEGIELVSVAAGELRVSCLVQDGQADKALNLLHETFELGAENADQPVEQRRASNAGL, encoded by the coding sequence ATGAAGTTCGGCGGGACGTCGGTGGCGAATGTGGAGCGCATCAGCGACGTGGCCCGGATGGCCCTGGAAAGCCAGCAGGCCGGCAACGACGTCGTGCTCGTGGTGAGCGCGATGAGCGGAGAGACGAACCGCCTGCTGAAGCTGGCGCATGAGGTGGTGTCCGTACCGGATACACGGGAGCTGGACGCCATCGCGGCCACGGGCGAGCAGGTGTCCGCGGCGCTCACGGCGCTGGCCATCTCCCGGCATGGGGGCAAGGGGCGCTCGTTCCTTGGCCATCAGGTTCGCATCGTCACGGATGACGCCTTCACCAAGGCGCGCATCCACAACATTGAGCACGAGGTCCTCCACGAGGCCCTCGCCGCGCGCATCATCCCGGTGGTGGCGGGATTCCAAGGGGTGGATTCCCAGAACCACATCACCACCCTGGGGCGTGGCGGCTCGGACACCACGGCAGTGGCGCTGGCCGCCGCGCTGGGGGCGGACGAGTGCGAGATCTACACCGACGTGGATGGTGTCTACACGGCGGACCCCAACATCTGCCCCTCCGCGCGCCAGATTCCCTCCCTCGGCTTCGAGGAGATGCTGGAGCTGGCGGCGCTGGGAGCCAAGGTTCTGCAATCCAGGAGTGTGGAGATCGCTATGAAATACAAGGTCCCTGTGCATGTTCGCAGTACGTTCTCTGGAAAGCCGGGTACGTGGGTGATCGACAAGAGCCGGGGACTGGAGTCCCAGCGGGTGACGGGGCTCGCCGTGGATCGCCGTCAGACGCGCGTTCAACTGGTCGCGGCCGAGAATCGCTCTGGGCTTCTGGGTGAAGTCCTGGGCCTGTTGGCCGAGCTGAACATGAGTGTGGACATGGTGACGCACTCGGTCCTGCCGCACGAGCCGTCGCGGGCGAGCGTGGCGTTCTCCATGCCGACCAGCGAGGTCCACCGCGCGCAGGCGCGGCTGGAGCAACTGGGCGCGGAAGTGAAGGCCCAACAAGTCGTCCTGGAGAACAACCTGGCCAAGGTCTCCCTGGTGGGGCTGGGCATCCGCTCGGATCCCCAAGTGTCCGCCACGGCGTGCCGGGTGCTGAACCAAGAGGGGATCGAGCTGGTGTCGGTCGCCGCGGGCGAGCTGCGCGTCAGCTGCCTGGTTCAGGATGGGCAAGCCGACAAGGCACTGAACCTGCTGCACGAAACGTTCGAGCTGGGCGCCGAGAATGCGGATCAGCCGGTGGAGCAACGCCGGGCGAGCAACGCTGGGCTCTGA
- a CDS encoding class I adenylate-forming enzyme family protein, producing MARGNADREALVEHGTLGRRQLTYGQLYHATCAMARWLELTTRPGCTLALVGSATLEFAVAWLSAMRAGRPVLLAPSRQAEAYYPALWEKVAPERVLSDRTSSVGEPLPDVSHWLAEPAPAPAQEGSAEALLGDDRPALMLMTSGSTGGAKICVHSHRAFAWFEQHVTRALWGIRPDDRVLAASSPHFSFGLQGLHVPLSVGATAVMVPEWTRHLDILEVAHAERVTALLAVPTLYHILWRRAAETPVRPKSLRLSFAAGEHLPGLVRERWEAFSGSRMLNSIGTTETFLPYLSEDAHTSGDMLKRVGAFQYQARPHAMEGESAQEVVALSVESPAMMLGYLSQGALAPRSGGLSTGDLFAPEGEGFRFVSREGDRIKLSGCWVSPHELEDFLLTQPGVSSTAAIALKTEEGLTRLRAFIVLKPDVQASGTEAWEAQVRQRMELTLRPRALRPDRIVFVESLPSTASGKIKRSELLKAVMGGS from the coding sequence GTGGCCCGCGGAAACGCGGACCGCGAGGCCCTCGTCGAGCACGGCACCCTCGGGCGCCGGCAGCTGACTTACGGCCAGCTCTACCATGCCACGTGCGCCATGGCGCGGTGGCTCGAGCTGACCACACGGCCGGGCTGCACGCTGGCGCTCGTGGGCTCCGCCACGCTGGAGTTTGCCGTGGCGTGGCTGTCGGCCATGCGCGCCGGGAGACCCGTGCTGCTCGCGCCCTCCCGTCAGGCCGAGGCGTACTACCCAGCGCTCTGGGAGAAGGTGGCCCCCGAGCGCGTGCTGTCGGACCGCACCTCTTCCGTCGGAGAGCCGCTGCCGGACGTCTCGCACTGGTTGGCGGAACCAGCGCCTGCCCCCGCCCAGGAGGGCTCGGCGGAAGCGCTGCTGGGAGATGACCGCCCCGCCCTGATGCTGATGACCTCGGGCTCGACCGGGGGGGCGAAGATCTGTGTGCACTCGCACCGGGCCTTCGCCTGGTTCGAACAGCACGTCACCCGCGCGCTCTGGGGAATCCGGCCCGACGACCGGGTCCTGGCCGCCTCCAGCCCGCACTTCTCGTTCGGACTGCAGGGGCTGCATGTGCCGCTGAGCGTGGGTGCCACCGCCGTGATGGTGCCCGAATGGACCCGTCACCTCGACATCCTCGAGGTGGCCCATGCCGAGCGTGTCACCGCCCTGCTGGCAGTACCTACCTTGTACCACATCCTCTGGCGCCGGGCCGCGGAAACGCCCGTGCGGCCGAAGTCCCTGCGCCTGAGCTTTGCCGCCGGTGAGCACCTGCCTGGCCTGGTGCGCGAGCGCTGGGAGGCCTTCAGCGGCTCGCGGATGCTCAACTCGATCGGGACGACGGAAACCTTCCTCCCCTACCTGAGCGAGGATGCACACACCTCGGGTGACATGCTGAAGCGCGTGGGGGCATTCCAGTACCAAGCGCGGCCGCATGCCATGGAGGGAGAGTCCGCCCAGGAAGTGGTGGCCCTGAGCGTCGAATCCCCCGCCATGATGCTGGGCTACCTCTCTCAAGGAGCCCTCGCGCCGAGGAGCGGAGGGCTCTCCACCGGGGATCTCTTCGCGCCAGAGGGCGAAGGCTTCCGCTTCGTCTCGCGCGAGGGAGACCGGATCAAACTCAGCGGGTGCTGGGTGTCTCCCCACGAGCTCGAGGACTTCCTGCTGACCCAGCCCGGCGTCTCTTCCACGGCGGCCATCGCGCTGAAGACGGAGGAGGGGCTCACGCGGCTGAGGGCCTTCATCGTCCTCAAGCCGGACGTGCAGGCCTCGGGCACGGAGGCATGGGAAGCCCAGGTGCGCCAGCGGATGGAACTGACCCTGCGGCCGAGGGCGCTCCGACCGGACCGCATCGTGTTCGTCGAGTCCCTGCCCAGCACCGCCTCCGGAAAGATCAAACGGAGCGAGCTGCTCAAGGCCGTCATGGGCGGGTCCTAA
- a CDS encoding class I fructose-bisphosphate aldolase — MDGVAKKLRWSRFLHATSNRGIIVPIDHGLTLGPIPGLTSMRQMEQWMPHPGITGVIAHKGMVERLGNRGLLQRMGVMVHLNGMTSVATAPAPDRKEMLTSVEMAVRLGADAVSLQINFDGSNDAHNWKMLGAIVDEAQVYGMPVLTMLYDKVANLQDNQRLARLRHLMRACVELGTDALKLAAPAKLEELPALLDGFQDHTAIFFAGGAVTSDEAMLSLARDVALYGASGLCVGRNVFQRENTADILTRLQRVVLEDVESAPPSIGPFLPVQERPREQRTALAAVS; from the coding sequence ATGGATGGAGTCGCCAAGAAGCTTCGTTGGTCGCGTTTCCTTCACGCCACTTCCAATCGGGGCATCATCGTCCCGATTGATCACGGATTGACGCTGGGGCCCATCCCAGGTCTGACCAGCATGCGGCAGATGGAGCAGTGGATGCCCCACCCGGGCATCACCGGCGTCATCGCGCACAAGGGCATGGTGGAGCGGCTGGGAAACCGCGGCCTGCTGCAGCGGATGGGCGTCATGGTCCACCTCAACGGCATGACGTCGGTGGCCACGGCGCCGGCCCCGGATCGCAAGGAGATGCTGACGTCCGTGGAGATGGCGGTGCGGCTGGGCGCCGACGCGGTGTCCCTGCAGATCAACTTCGACGGGAGCAACGACGCGCACAACTGGAAGATGCTGGGCGCCATCGTGGATGAGGCCCAAGTCTACGGCATGCCCGTGCTGACCATGCTCTACGACAAGGTGGCGAACCTCCAGGACAACCAGCGCCTGGCGCGGCTGCGGCACCTGATGCGGGCGTGCGTGGAGCTGGGGACGGACGCCCTGAAGCTGGCGGCCCCCGCCAAGCTGGAGGAACTGCCCGCCCTCCTGGATGGATTCCAGGACCACACGGCCATCTTCTTCGCGGGCGGAGCGGTCACCTCGGACGAGGCGATGCTGTCCCTGGCCCGGGACGTGGCGCTGTACGGCGCCTCCGGGCTGTGCGTGGGGCGCAACGTGTTCCAGCGCGAGAATACGGCGGACATCCTCACGCGCTTGCAGCGGGTGGTGCTGGAGGACGTGGAGTCGGCGCCTCCTTCCATCGGGCCCTTCCTCCCGGTTCAGGAGCGGCCGCGGGAGCAGCGGACGGCTCTGGCCGCGGTCAGTTAG
- a CDS encoding ABC transporter permease, producing MTTSLVFRMAAQNLRRYWRKSLSTLLVMAVGILACNVLYGYVDATLDLTSEAFTRWGARGQLMIESPVAEGAAQEDAAKVLLTEEAQRTIDSVLGETQGVMAYARLLEISGLVSDGRTNAIFTGIGQDVEKIRAIKGPEYEYDVVAGKPLWATAGTPSMIVGQELARTLSCKVPDVGFSPTKPGEKPEERPFECDRPDFQLSVVTNEGQINAVSFPATGVMDWGIKEINQRLVVLPMKDAQELMNTQSVSKYHVRLADGVSMEDAREKLMKAFEAKGLKVRVFYWSDRATFYHQVYGLLMGFFGFVLAITLVVSFMSLLNTSYVNFMGRIREFGTLRSMGFSKEFVLSLCWVESLLLALVAGAMGLLASAAVTLSVRMAGLSWVPPGSSNAVPITISWSAPAYTLSIAVLAVVAVGASAIPALKSTRKTIREALSDL from the coding sequence ATGACCACCTCGCTCGTCTTCCGGATGGCCGCGCAGAACCTGCGGCGTTACTGGCGCAAGTCGCTCAGCACGCTGCTGGTGATGGCAGTGGGCATCCTCGCCTGCAACGTGCTGTACGGGTACGTGGATGCCACGCTGGACCTCACCAGCGAGGCCTTCACCCGCTGGGGCGCCCGCGGCCAATTGATGATCGAGAGCCCCGTGGCCGAGGGCGCCGCCCAGGAGGACGCAGCCAAGGTCCTGCTGACCGAGGAGGCCCAGCGCACCATCGACAGCGTGCTGGGGGAGACCCAGGGCGTGATGGCCTATGCCCGCCTGCTGGAGATCTCCGGCCTCGTCTCCGATGGACGCACCAATGCCATCTTCACGGGCATTGGCCAGGACGTGGAGAAGATCCGCGCCATCAAGGGTCCGGAGTACGAGTACGACGTGGTGGCGGGAAAGCCGCTGTGGGCGACCGCGGGCACCCCGTCGATGATCGTCGGGCAGGAGCTGGCCCGGACGCTGAGCTGCAAGGTGCCGGATGTGGGGTTCAGCCCCACGAAGCCTGGGGAGAAGCCCGAGGAGCGGCCCTTCGAGTGCGACCGGCCGGACTTCCAGCTCAGCGTCGTCACCAACGAGGGCCAGATCAACGCCGTCAGCTTCCCGGCCACGGGCGTGATGGACTGGGGCATCAAGGAGATCAACCAGCGCCTCGTCGTCCTGCCGATGAAGGACGCGCAGGAGCTGATGAACACCCAGTCTGTCAGCAAGTACCACGTGAGGCTGGCCGATGGCGTCTCCATGGAGGACGCCCGGGAGAAGCTGATGAAGGCGTTCGAGGCCAAGGGCCTCAAGGTGCGGGTCTTCTACTGGTCCGACCGTGCGACCTTCTACCACCAAGTCTACGGGCTGCTCATGGGCTTCTTCGGGTTCGTGCTGGCCATCACCCTGGTGGTGTCCTTCATGAGCCTGCTCAACACCAGCTATGTGAACTTCATGGGGCGCATCCGCGAGTTCGGCACCCTGCGCAGCATGGGCTTCAGCAAGGAGTTCGTGCTGTCGCTGTGCTGGGTGGAGAGCTTGTTGCTCGCGCTGGTGGCTGGCGCCATGGGCCTGCTGGCGAGCGCGGCCGTGACGTTGTCCGTCCGCATGGCGGGACTCAGCTGGGTGCCTCCCGGCTCGAGCAACGCCGTGCCCATCACCATCAGCTGGTCAGCCCCTGCCTATACCCTGTCGATCGCCGTGCTGGCGGTGGTGGCTGTTGGAGCCAGTGCCATTCCCGCGCTGAAATCCACCCGGAAGACCATCCGGGAGGCGCTGTCGGACTTGTAG
- a CDS encoding outer membrane lipoprotein-sorting protein: MWALAFRNIWRDSRRSAVTMISVGFGALGVLLFLGYVQFIERTLSAVVIYRQGNGHVQVYKKDALTHLATEPEKFSIDAKAQQRIREVASGLQGVTLVTPQMEGVGIIQNNDRTAVFLASGVVPEDDRKIRLAGSAAVATSMDDFTSGEALEEGKPSLWLTKQLKQVLDLKPAAVGEAPYVQLAGIGFDRRLNASDADVVGEFSTSIEETENKSIKVPLKLLQDLYRTEDASRMVVVLTDRELTPAVSAQLQQKLDTELPGYEVTTWKHPAIGKLYESVMGFMGVVFAFTGVIVMLVCVLTVQNTINISVLERVRELGTLRAIGFGKGRLGGLFAREALILASLGAVGGIVSTVIVALALARTNLTTTLPRLSIPVPVSIQLGAAGFVAVLIAGGVMAALISYRSAKKRMEGQIVDAFQTRLLSFALFVTATLVGLGASPAHAESPPAAAPAAAQPAGPPSVDALREWIRASDLARGGYGAYTWSLTIDSEEPSGRTETSYRVDVKGDKALAYTLTPVSSKGEQILIQARSMWFMKPGLRKPVSISPRQRLSGQAANGDIASAQFADNYDPTLLGEDTVDGRAVHKVRLMAKRKDVTYDQVIFYLDKENHLALKAEYLTTSGTPFKYSLMKYGNKTPGPNPSPFISELKIVDSKYANQHSTLAYSNLKSATHPDNLFNLANLGR, translated from the coding sequence ATGTGGGCGCTCGCATTCCGCAATATCTGGCGTGACTCCCGTCGGTCCGCTGTGACGATGATCTCCGTGGGCTTCGGCGCGCTGGGCGTGCTCCTCTTCCTGGGGTACGTCCAGTTCATCGAACGCACGCTGTCGGCGGTGGTCATCTACCGGCAGGGCAACGGCCACGTGCAGGTCTACAAGAAGGACGCGCTGACGCACCTGGCGACGGAGCCCGAGAAGTTCTCCATTGACGCCAAGGCCCAGCAGCGCATCCGCGAGGTCGCCTCTGGGCTCCAGGGCGTGACGCTGGTCACCCCGCAGATGGAGGGGGTGGGCATCATCCAGAACAACGACCGGACCGCCGTCTTCCTGGCCTCGGGCGTGGTGCCCGAGGATGACCGGAAGATCCGTCTGGCCGGGAGTGCGGCGGTGGCCACGTCCATGGACGACTTCACCTCGGGCGAAGCGCTTGAGGAGGGCAAACCTTCGCTCTGGCTGACGAAGCAGCTCAAGCAGGTGCTGGACCTCAAGCCGGCCGCCGTGGGCGAGGCCCCCTACGTGCAGTTGGCGGGCATCGGGTTCGACCGCCGCCTGAATGCCTCGGACGCGGACGTGGTGGGCGAGTTCTCCACCTCCATCGAGGAGACGGAGAACAAGAGCATCAAGGTGCCCCTGAAGCTGCTCCAGGATCTCTACCGCACCGAGGACGCGTCGCGGATGGTGGTCGTGCTGACCGACCGCGAGCTGACCCCCGCCGTGTCCGCCCAGTTGCAGCAGAAGCTGGACACGGAACTGCCGGGCTACGAGGTCACCACCTGGAAGCACCCGGCCATTGGCAAGCTGTACGAGAGCGTGATGGGGTTCATGGGTGTGGTGTTCGCCTTCACCGGCGTCATCGTGATGCTGGTGTGTGTGTTGACCGTCCAGAACACCATCAACATCAGTGTTCTGGAGCGGGTGCGGGAGCTGGGCACGCTCCGGGCCATCGGTTTTGGCAAGGGGCGGCTGGGAGGCCTGTTCGCACGGGAGGCACTCATCCTCGCCTCGCTTGGCGCGGTGGGAGGAATCGTCTCGACCGTCATCGTCGCGTTGGCGCTGGCGCGGACGAACCTCACGACCACCCTGCCGCGTCTATCGATTCCGGTACCGGTGAGCATTCAGTTGGGTGCCGCTGGGTTCGTTGCAGTTCTGATCGCAGGAGGAGTCATGGCTGCGTTGATTTCGTATCGGTCCGCCAAGAAGCGGATGGAGGGGCAAATCGTGGATGCGTTCCAGACGCGCTTGTTGTCCTTTGCCTTGTTCGTGACCGCCACGCTGGTGGGGCTGGGAGCCTCGCCCGCTCACGCTGAGTCGCCCCCGGCCGCGGCTCCCGCCGCCGCACAGCCCGCGGGGCCGCCGTCCGTCGATGCGCTGCGAGAGTGGATCCGTGCTTCGGATCTGGCCCGTGGCGGCTACGGCGCGTACACCTGGAGCCTGACCATCGACTCGGAAGAGCCCTCGGGCCGCACCGAGACGTCCTACCGGGTGGATGTGAAGGGCGACAAGGCGCTCGCCTACACGCTCACGCCCGTCAGCAGCAAGGGAGAGCAGATCCTCATCCAGGCGCGCTCCATGTGGTTCATGAAGCCGGGGCTGCGCAAGCCGGTGAGCATCAGCCCGCGCCAGCGCCTGAGTGGCCAGGCGGCCAACGGCGACATCGCCTCCGCGCAGTTCGCGGACAACTATGATCCGACGCTGCTGGGCGAGGACACCGTGGACGGCCGTGCCGTGCACAAGGTCCGCCTGATGGCCAAGCGCAAGGACGTCACCTACGACCAGGTCATCTTCTACCTGGACAAGGAAAATCACCTGGCGCTCAAGGCCGAGTACCTCACCACCTCGGGAACGCCCTTCAAGTACTCGCTGATGAAGTACGGCAACAAGACGCCTGGGCCGAACCCGTCGCCCTTCATCTCGGAGCTGAAGATCGTCGACAGCAAGTACGCCAACCAGCACAGCACGCTGGCCTACTCCAACCTGAAGTCCGCGACCCACCCGGACAACCTCTTCAACCTCGCCAATCTGGGGCGCTGA
- a CDS encoding ABC transporter ATP-binding protein has translation MNPEQTNVVELSSVSKRFKLGTTEVDALKEISLGIRKNDFAAITGPSGSGKSTLLNLIGCLDVPTSGEVKISGTRTSDLDEKALDKLRSRAIGFIFQSFNLIPVLKAVENVMLPLQLHGLKAQQMREQAEHALRQVGLEHYIDHLPDQLSGGQRQRVSIARALVTKPNLVLADEPTANLDSSNSEAIIELMRKLNKESGVTFVFSTHDASLLGKVDRIIRIRDGKLQEDTAAAPLKKALG, from the coding sequence ATGAACCCGGAGCAGACCAACGTCGTCGAGTTGAGCTCGGTTTCCAAGCGCTTCAAGCTTGGCACCACCGAGGTGGATGCGCTCAAGGAGATTTCCTTGGGGATCCGCAAGAATGATTTCGCGGCCATCACGGGCCCCAGCGGCAGCGGGAAGAGCACCCTGCTCAACCTCATTGGCTGCCTGGACGTTCCGACCAGCGGCGAAGTGAAGATCAGCGGCACGCGTACGTCGGACCTGGATGAGAAGGCATTGGACAAGCTGCGCTCCAGGGCCATTGGCTTCATCTTCCAGAGCTTCAACTTGATCCCCGTGCTCAAGGCCGTGGAGAACGTGATGCTGCCGCTGCAACTGCACGGACTGAAGGCCCAGCAGATGCGAGAGCAGGCGGAGCACGCGCTGCGACAGGTGGGGCTGGAGCACTACATCGACCACCTGCCGGACCAGCTGTCAGGCGGCCAGCGGCAGCGCGTGAGCATTGCCCGGGCGCTGGTGACCAAGCCCAACCTGGTGCTCGCCGACGAGCCGACGGCCAACCTGGACTCGAGCAACTCGGAAGCCATCATCGAGCTCATGCGCAAGCTCAACAAAGAGAGCGGCGTGACGTTCGTTTTCTCCACGCATGACGCGTCCCTGCTCGGCAAGGTGGACCGCATCATCCGCATCCGGGACGGCAAGCTGCAGGAAGACACGGCAGCGGCGCCCCTGAAGAAGGCCTTGGGATAA